One Streptomyces sp. CG4 genomic window, ACACCCGGCCGTCGGCGGCCAGCGCGCACTCGCCGATCGCGAAGACGTGCGGGTCGGAGACGGTACGGCACTGCTCGTCGACGGTGATGCCACCGCGCTCGCCGACCGCCAGACCGCAGTCGCGGGCCAGCTGGTCCCTCGGCCGTACACCGGCGCTGAACACCACCAGGTCCGTGGCCAGTTCGGAGCCGTCGGACAGCTTCATGCCGGTGACGGCACCCGCGTCGTCCGTGACGATCTCCTGGGTGCCGACGCCCGTGTGGACGGTCAGGCCCATGTCCTCGATGGTGCGCAGCAGCGCCGCGCCACCGCCCTCGTCCACCTGCACCGGCATCAGCCGCGGCGCGAACTCCACGATGTGGGAGGTGAGTCCGAGCCCCTTCAGCGCACCGGCCGCCTCCAGGCCCAGCAGACCGCCGCCGACCACGGCACCGGTCGTCGCCTTCGTCTTCGCGTACTCCTCGATCGCGAGGAGGTCCTCGATGGTCCGGTAGACGAAACAGCCGACCGCGTCCTTGCCCGGGACCGGGGGCACGAAGGGGTACGAGCCGGTGGCGAGCACGAGGACGTCGTAGTCGAAGACCTGGCCGGACCTGGCCGTGACCTTCCTCGCCTCGCGGTCGACGGTCTCGGCGGGGTCGCCGAGGTACAGCTCGATGCTGTGCAGGGCGATGAACTTCCCGTCCGTCAGGGAGAGTTCCTCAGGCGTCCGGCCCGAGAAGTACGAGGTGAGGGCGACGCGGTCGTACGCCGGACGCGGCTCCTCGCAGAGCACGACCACGCGGTGCGTGGCGGTCAGGCCGCGCTCGGCGAGCGCTTCGAGGAAGCGCTGGCCGACCATGCCGTGGCCGACGAGCACGATCGTGGGGGTGGCCCCCGGGTCGGTGGTCATCAGGAGCCTCCATCGTGGGTGAGCAGGTGGAGCAGGGGCCCGTCGTCGGGGAGCGGCTCCGCTCCCTCCCAGGCGCGGGCGAGCGCCCCGACGGTGCCGAGGTCGCCGACGAGCACCCCGCCGACCAGGCGGTCCTCGCGGACGACGACCTTGCGGTAGGTGCCGCGGGTGGCGTCGGCGAGCCGTACGACGTCGTCGCCGGGCAGCGCCTCGGTCTCGCCGAACGCGGCCAGGTCGAAGGGGGAGCCCGGGCCGGTGAGGGTCAGCCGGGTCAGGGAACGGGTGCCGCGGTAGCGCGCCTCGGCGTCTCCGGCGAGCGACTCGGCGAGCAGGTCGGCCTGTTCGAGCGCGGGTACGGCCAGGCCGTAGACCGTGCCGTCGTGCTGGACGCAGTCGCCGACGGCGTGGATGTGCGGGTCGGAGGTGCGCAGCTCGTCGTCGACGAGGATGCCGCGGTGGACGGCGAGACCGGCCTGCTCGGCGAGTGAGGTGCGCGGGCGCACCCCGCAGGCGAGGACGACGAGGTCGGCGTCGAGCGCGTACCCGTCGGCCAGCTCCACCGAGCGGACCGCGCCCGCGACACAGCGCACGTCCCGCACCCGGCACTCGGTGTGCACCTCGACGCCCAGGTCGGTGAGGTGCCGCAGTACCAGCCGGGACGCGTCCGGGTCGAGCCGGCGCTCCATGAGCCGCTCGGCCTGCTGGGCGAGGACCACCTGCGCACCGCGCGCCGCGAGCGCGCGGGCGGCCGACACACCGAGCAGTCCGCCTCCGACGACGACCACCCGCGCACCGGGCCGCACCGCCTTGGCGAGGCCCAGACAGTCGTCCATGGTGCGGAACGCGTGGACGCCCTCGGGGAGTTGGTGGTCAGGGGTGAACAGATCGCGCAGCGGCGGCAGCACCGGGTTGGAGCCGGTGGCCAGGACCAGCGTGTCGTATGCGATCGAGCCGCCGTCCTCGCACGCGAGGGTGCGGGCGGCCCGGTCGATACCGGTGACCCGGGCGCGGAGCAGGCCGTCCGGCGCCGGGAGGGTGATCACCTCCGGCGCGTACCGGCCGGCCAGCACCTCGGCGAGCAGCACCCGGTTGTACGGCGGGTGCTCCTCCTCGCCGACGAGCAGCGCGGGCGTGCCCAGCTCGCCGAGCCGCCGGGCGAGCCGTACGCCCGCGAGGCCGGCGCCGATCACCACCACACGCGTATTCGAGGTCATGCCCTTGAGCGTGCGGCGCGGACGTTACCCG contains:
- a CDS encoding NAD(P)/FAD-dependent oxidoreductase, encoding MTSNTRVVVIGAGLAGVRLARRLGELGTPALLVGEEEHPPYNRVLLAEVLAGRYAPEVITLPAPDGLLRARVTGIDRAARTLACEDGGSIAYDTLVLATGSNPVLPPLRDLFTPDHQLPEGVHAFRTMDDCLGLAKAVRPGARVVVVGGGLLGVSAARALAARGAQVVLAQQAERLMERRLDPDASRLVLRHLTDLGVEVHTECRVRDVRCVAGAVRSVELADGYALDADLVVLACGVRPRTSLAEQAGLAVHRGILVDDELRTSDPHIHAVGDCVQHDGTVYGLAVPALEQADLLAESLAGDAEARYRGTRSLTRLTLTGPGSPFDLAAFGETEALPGDDVVRLADATRGTYRKVVVREDRLVGGVLVGDLGTVGALARAWEGAEPLPDDGPLLHLLTHDGGS